From a region of the Paracoccus liaowanqingii genome:
- a CDS encoding response regulator transcription factor, with product MSMLNGNTVEMHSQKELYVQDVDLAKGNATERDFIALIDDRNLERECFVRSIELLHPRLTVLGFSSAEAFLKMASISNSARAIAVLLNVGSKLLPHPKVDEELNLLLNAPNSAPVVVLGPSDELEHMLTTLEAGAAGYIPANIGIDGIIDATRLAASGGVFLKLESLVKLRGLARVKGNISEVFKELTSRQTAVAEALRRGKANKVIAYELNMCESTVKVHIRSIMRKLRAHNRTEAAFKLNAILSKEPEVQD from the coding sequence ATGAGCATGTTAAATGGTAATACCGTTGAAATGCACAGCCAAAAAGAACTATATGTGCAAGATGTTGACTTGGCGAAGGGAAATGCGACGGAGCGGGATTTCATTGCGCTAATCGATGATCGAAATCTTGAGCGGGAATGTTTTGTCCGAAGCATTGAACTTTTGCATCCTAGATTAACAGTCCTTGGCTTCAGTTCCGCCGAGGCCTTTTTGAAAATGGCGAGTATCTCGAACTCGGCGCGTGCGATTGCCGTCCTTTTGAACGTCGGCAGCAAGCTGCTTCCTCATCCCAAGGTCGACGAAGAACTCAACCTTCTTTTGAATGCTCCGAATTCTGCTCCGGTTGTCGTGCTGGGCCCTTCGGACGAACTAGAGCATATGCTGACAACGCTCGAGGCCGGAGCGGCCGGCTACATCCCCGCAAACATTGGCATCGACGGCATCATCGACGCAACGCGCTTGGCTGCCTCGGGCGGAGTGTTTCTCAAGCTGGAAAGCCTTGTCAAATTACGGGGCTTAGCCCGCGTCAAGGGCAATATTAGCGAGGTCTTCAAGGAGTTGACCAGTCGACAAACTGCAGTAGCGGAAGCTCTGCGGCGGGGAAAGGCAAATAAGGTCATCGCCTATGAACTGAACATGTGCGAAAGCACTGTGAAGGTCCACATCCGTAGCATTATGCGCAAGCTGAGAGCCCACAATCGGACCGAAGCGGCGTTCAAGCTGAATGCCATCCTCTCGAAGGAGCCTGAAGTGCAGGACTGA
- a CDS encoding GumC family protein — protein sequence MSQIEKISRVLAIPPIAEAKYARDDWLDVAALFRIIRRRAWLILLVGIVVIAAGLPLILISERTYTASTKILIDDPASAPIIAASPISKSEINLTTESERLLSRDIALQVIIELGIDTRPEFNPQLRPVSPLARARNALHARLAADSPEHEQTNATLARVFREFFGRLTIWRAPGSDVISVGFSSQDPELAAQVPNILVRTYLEERLGQSAARIQTAEDWLGARIDEQQQRLADALRAADVAKADSKVAFPDTLLAAEMLTRLSEAQRVNAKSRNEIEIKLAALEETEGTEERAATLNSPLVVRLQQDLDGERAGLAQLRSNGGVQQDETAFQSRIRDLEARLEAELTREERRLNASLIELEQNQVQSYSSLAEAQEALVETRRAEAQLEQMQRAVDNERSTLEGLELQRRALRAQAQLPATEIEILSPATVPLAADGRGRAFYLILLTMIAGLLALTAAFGVEMIDRSVRSREQLRGIPHLRIAGFLPALPWKFIRALPRILQCKDAEVFRDAVRSIILALDPAARGGMPPSILVTSPLPGEGKTTVAIAVATELAQAGTPVLLIDADLRHGTLAQRFGLDTGCGLRDVLTSTTSLEQAIKHDKSSGISLLPLGSSDGRYQIERNALKSLLRHAASIGYTVIFDGSPSLVTNESLVLASLVTRTLIVIRWGRTSVGAVEAAVERLSCHAEHDIDAVISQVDLKRQALYGYRDGGEFARSFRKYYARRC from the coding sequence ATACTGCTGGTCGGGATCGTCGTCATCGCTGCGGGGCTGCCTCTGATCCTGATTTCCGAGCGCACTTACACGGCATCTACGAAGATCCTGATCGACGATCCTGCTTCGGCGCCCATTATTGCTGCAAGCCCCATCTCAAAGTCCGAAATTAACCTGACGACCGAGAGCGAGCGGCTACTGTCGCGGGACATCGCCCTTCAAGTGATCATCGAACTGGGTATTGACACACGCCCTGAGTTCAACCCGCAGCTTCGCCCTGTTTCGCCATTGGCGCGCGCGAGAAATGCCCTACACGCGAGGCTTGCCGCTGACTCGCCCGAACATGAGCAGACAAACGCGACACTCGCCCGTGTTTTTCGCGAGTTCTTTGGTCGCCTGACGATCTGGCGTGCCCCCGGCTCCGACGTAATCAGCGTCGGCTTTTCTTCGCAAGACCCGGAACTGGCCGCGCAAGTGCCCAACATCCTTGTCCGCACCTACCTTGAGGAACGGCTCGGACAGTCAGCGGCGCGGATCCAGACAGCCGAGGACTGGCTCGGTGCACGGATCGACGAACAGCAGCAACGCTTGGCCGATGCGCTCCGCGCTGCCGACGTAGCCAAGGCTGATTCCAAGGTCGCCTTTCCGGACACCCTTCTTGCTGCCGAGATGCTGACCCGGCTAAGCGAGGCGCAACGTGTCAACGCAAAGAGCCGCAACGAGATTGAGATAAAATTGGCCGCTCTAGAAGAAACGGAAGGCACCGAGGAACGCGCGGCCACGCTTAACAGCCCCTTGGTCGTCCGGCTGCAGCAGGATCTTGATGGCGAACGGGCCGGGCTGGCACAATTGCGCAGCAACGGTGGTGTTCAGCAGGACGAGACTGCTTTCCAAAGTCGGATTAGGGACTTGGAGGCCCGGCTGGAGGCTGAGCTAACGCGAGAAGAGCGCCGGTTGAACGCCAGCCTGATCGAGCTGGAGCAAAATCAGGTACAAAGCTACTCAAGCCTCGCCGAGGCTCAGGAGGCCCTAGTCGAGACCCGCCGTGCAGAGGCGCAACTAGAGCAGATGCAGCGTGCCGTCGACAACGAACGCTCGACGCTCGAAGGGCTTGAATTGCAACGGCGTGCCCTGAGGGCCCAGGCACAGCTGCCCGCAACCGAAATCGAAATCCTGTCGCCCGCAACGGTGCCGCTTGCCGCCGACGGGCGTGGCCGCGCTTTCTATCTCATACTGTTGACGATGATCGCAGGGCTACTTGCGTTGACCGCCGCATTCGGGGTTGAGATGATTGACAGGTCTGTCCGCAGTCGGGAGCAGTTGCGGGGCATTCCGCACCTGAGGATCGCTGGCTTCCTTCCCGCCCTGCCTTGGAAGTTCATTCGCGCTCTGCCACGCATATTGCAGTGCAAGGACGCCGAAGTATTTCGCGACGCTGTGCGTAGTATCATCCTGGCGCTCGATCCGGCAGCCCGAGGCGGTATGCCGCCTAGCATTCTAGTTACCTCACCCCTGCCGGGAGAGGGAAAAACAACGGTAGCCATAGCCGTTGCAACCGAGCTTGCACAGGCAGGAACGCCCGTGCTGTTGATCGACGCAGACCTGCGCCACGGCACCCTAGCCCAAAGGTTCGGCTTGGATACAGGATGTGGCCTGCGCGACGTCCTGACCAGCACGACGAGCCTTGAACAAGCCATCAAGCATGACAAATCCAGCGGGATTTCACTTTTGCCACTTGGATCTTCGGATGGCCGGTACCAAATCGAAAGAAATGCTCTCAAGTCGCTGCTGCGTCACGCCGCTTCGATCGGCTACACCGTGATCTTTGATGGATCGCCCAGTCTTGTTACAAACGAGTCCCTTGTCTTGGCAAGCTTAGTAACAAGGACCCTAATTGTTATCCGGTGGGGACGGACCAGCGTAGGTGCGGTCGAGGCCGCTGTAGAGCGCCTGAGTTGCCACGCTGAACACGACATCGACGCTGTCATTTCGCAGGTCGACCTGAAGCGCCAAGCGCTTTACGGCTATCGTGACGGTGGGGAGTTCGCCCGGTCATTTCGCAAGTATTATGCCCGCCGCTGCTAG